The Mytilus galloprovincialis chromosome 7, xbMytGall1.hap1.1, whole genome shotgun sequence genome has a window encoding:
- the LOC143082169 gene encoding uncharacterized protein LOC143082169 translates to MRSETEVRNKYRNMCRGAKEKFTNNRKEMSKTGGGPPPTQLTIAEENIVNAMRDSASFIGVDGLETEITCNEAISTTNGSQSPCTATDTPRPTAEASVWMRALDRHHANLQNNEQTCPVADNAEGTDRNATSPGPSISASSQSKRSSSSCSIQQTPIKKKKTAEDMYTLQCAVLEKELEKNTLQVDLLRKLLSKYDSLDFDALELLSVLGQ, encoded by the exons ATGAGGAGTGAAACTGAAGTCAGAAACAAATACCGTAATATGTGTCGGGGTGCCAAAGAGAAGTTTACCAACAACAGAAAGGAAATGAGCAAAACTGGAGGTGGACCACCACCCACACAGCTGACTATTGCGGAAGAAAACATAGTTAATGCTATGAGGGATAGTGCCTCATTCATTGGAGTTGATGGTTTGGAGACAGAAATAACTTGCAATg AAGCAATTTCCACCACAAATGGAAGCCAGTCTCCATGCACTGCCACAGATACCCCCAGACCTACAGCAGAAGCATCTGTCTGGATGAGAGCCTTAGACAGACATCATGCAAACTTGCAGAACAATGAGCAGACCTGCCCTGTAGCTGATAATGCTGAAGGGACTGATAGAAATGCCACATCTCCAGGACCAAGTATTTCAGCATCTTCCCAGTCAAAAAGATCTTCAAGTTCATGCAG cATACAACAGACACCCATCAAGAAGAAAAAGACAGCTGAAGATATGTATACATTACAATGTGCAGTTCTTGAAAAGGAACTAGAGAAGAATACACTACAAGTAGATCTGTTGAGAAAATTGCTAAGCAAATATGACAGTTTAGATTTTGATGCCTTGGAACTACTGTCAGTTTTAGGGCAGTGA